The Acyrthosiphon pisum isolate AL4f unplaced genomic scaffold, pea_aphid_22Mar2018_4r6ur Scaffold_21582;HRSCAF=24315, whole genome shotgun sequence genome has a window encoding:
- the LOC100572561 gene encoding protein ALP1-like: MNTRVLLLYGAYYIIKKRKNRKLKKRRMWVHPLLAQRILKGSFSTMYGDLRDNENKFFNYFRMSIKSFDELLSKLESGIKVSNSGRPSISPTERLCVTLRYLASGNTFTDLQYSYRMGISTISGIVEDVCEQIWKMKSECIPLPTEEKWREISLDFEKNTNFPNCIGALDGKHIRVIKPIKSGSLFYNYKHYYSIVLMAICDANYCFTFVDVGAYGKFSDSSVFKNGKFFEKLENETLSIPQPKPLPGDNENGPLPYVILADEAFGVSKTILRPYARSNLNYKKKIFNYRLSRARRYIESSFGILSNKWRIFHRPMNTSVELSTKIVKACCVLHNFVRVRDGYKFAHTLSIQGFETSNDTIDTQNRSGNTIRDMFANYFLTDEGKVEWQDKMIH, from the exons ATGAATACACGTGTGTTATTACTCTATGgagcttattatattataaagaaaagaaaaaaccgTAAATTAAAAAAGCGGAGAATGTGGGTTCATCCTTTACTTGCGCAAAGAATTTTAAAAGGAAGTTTTTCAACCATGTACGGGGATTTAAGagacaatgaaaataaattttttaattattttcggaTGTCCATCAAGTCATTCGACGAACTTCTCTCAAAATTAGAAAGTGGAATTAAAGTTTCAAATAGTGGTCGTCCATCAATTTCACCTACAGAACGATTATGTGTGACATTaag gtaCTTGGCATCAGGTAATACATTTACTGATCTACAGTATTCATATAGAATGGGAATATCTACAATTAGTGGTATCGTTGAGGATGTATGTGAACAAATTTGGAAAATGAAATCTGAATGTATACCTCTACCTACAGAAGAAAAATGGAGAGAAATTTCTttggattttgaaaaaaatactaattttcctAACTGCATCGGTGCATTAGACGGGAAACATATTCGCGTTATTAAGCCTATCAAAAGCGGTTCACTTTTTTATAACtacaaacattattattctatagtgTTGATGGCAATTTGTGatgcaaattattgttttacatttgttgATGTTGGAGCATATGGAAAATTTAGTGATTCGTCTGTCTTCAAAAATGGAAAATTCtttgaaaaacttgaaaatgaaaCATTATCTATTCCTCAACCTAAACCTCTACCAGGAGATAACGAGAATGGTCCTTTACCTTACGTAATTTTAGCCGACGAAGCTTTTGGAgtttctaaaactattttaagaCCATATGCTAgaagtaacttaaattataaaaaaaaaatttttaattaccgtCTATCACGGGCTAGAAGGTATATTGAATCTAGTTTTGGAATTTTATCCAACAAATGGAGGATTTTTCATAGACCGATGAATACAAGCGTTGAACTTTCAACAAAAATCGTAAAAGCTTGTTGTGTACTTCACAACTTTGTTCGTGTAAGAGATGGATATAAATTTGCCCACACATTGAGTATACAAGGTTTTGAAACTTCAAATGATACAATAGATACACAAAACAGATCCGGCAATACAATCAGAGAcatgtttgcaaattattttttgactgATGAAGGAAAAGTCGAATGGCAAGATAAGATgatacattaa